The Alteriqipengyuania halimionae genome contains a region encoding:
- the pdxA gene encoding 4-hydroxythreonine-4-phosphate dehydrogenase PdxA gives MPSSAPLALTLGDPAGIGPELALSAWLRRKSERISPFVVCGGRRVLGEAAAHLGLDIETASVTDLADVPARFENALPVLDGADARYSPGDPDDEGAKAARASLEQGTVLARDGRAAAVVTGPVSKARLASTGFAFPGQTEFLADAAGLAPDAVAMMIAGPSLRTVPLTIHVALADVPETLSTELIVSRARIVAAALQRDFGLSEPRLAIAALNPHAGENGAFGDEEARIIAPAIAQLEAEGLLVSGPHPADALFAPRARATYDAALCMYHDQALVPVKALDFDQGVNVTLGLPFIRTAPDHGTAFAIAGKGLADPGATIAALKLAGEMAARRR, from the coding sequence GTGCCATCGTCCGCCCCGCTGGCGCTGACGCTTGGCGATCCGGCGGGGATCGGCCCCGAACTCGCGCTTTCGGCATGGCTTCGGCGGAAAAGCGAGCGTATTTCGCCATTCGTCGTGTGCGGCGGACGTCGCGTGCTCGGGGAAGCCGCGGCGCATCTCGGGCTCGACATCGAAACCGCTTCGGTCACTGACCTCGCAGATGTGCCAGCGCGGTTTGAAAACGCCCTGCCCGTGCTCGATGGCGCCGACGCGCGCTATTCGCCAGGCGATCCGGACGATGAAGGCGCAAAGGCGGCACGGGCATCGCTCGAACAGGGCACCGTGCTCGCTCGCGATGGACGAGCCGCAGCCGTAGTCACCGGACCGGTCTCGAAGGCTAGGCTCGCCTCTACCGGCTTCGCATTTCCGGGGCAGACCGAATTCCTCGCCGATGCCGCCGGGCTTGCGCCAGATGCCGTCGCAATGATGATCGCCGGACCTTCCCTGCGCACCGTCCCGCTGACGATCCACGTTGCGCTGGCAGATGTCCCCGAAACGCTCTCGACCGAGCTGATCGTCTCGCGCGCGCGCATTGTCGCAGCGGCGCTGCAGCGCGATTTCGGGCTGTCGGAACCGCGCCTTGCGATCGCTGCGCTCAATCCGCATGCCGGGGAGAACGGCGCGTTCGGTGATGAGGAAGCCCGCATTATAGCCCCGGCGATCGCGCAGCTCGAAGCGGAGGGATTGCTCGTTTCCGGCCCTCACCCGGCCGATGCGCTGTTCGCTCCGCGCGCTCGTGCGACTTACGATGCGGCGCTGTGCATGTATCACGATCAGGCGCTGGTCCCGGTTAAGGCGCTCGATTTCGATCAGGGCGTGAACGTGACGTTGGGACTGCCCTTCATTCGCACTGCACCCGATCATGGCACTGCGTTCGCGATTGCAGGAAAAGGACTGGCCGATCCGGGGGCGACGATCGCCGCGCTCAAATTGGCGGGCGAGATGGCGGCACGGCGCAGATGA
- a CDS encoding leucyl aminopeptidase, whose translation MNIRFVDNAGSADALRVVPVSKNDLPASMPPVARDNAERARFTGKAGQVLEIFHDGGRLALVGLGEDKKAADLEKAGGAAVAKYWTSGESTIALDLSDSDLNAEDAAALLLGMKLRNWRHERFKTKLKDEQKRTIETIEVIGAPAGTSEAWETEAALAEGIEFTKHLIAEPANTLYPESFVDICRETYAGTGLEITVLDKQQMTDLGMGSLLGVAQGSVRDPRLLCVVWNGGEAGDAPTAFVGKGVTFDTGGISLKPGPGMEDMKWDMGGAGAVAGAMLALAKRKAKANIVGVCGLVENMPDAAAQRPGDIVTSMSGQTIEVLNTDAEGRLVLADALHWVQTEHKPAQIVDFATLTGAMLIALGHEYAGVFSNNDDLADALLAAGKESGDKLWRFPLSPAYDKLLESPIADMKNIGPRVAGSITAAQFLQRFILDDTPWAHCDIAGMVWSDKPGATYDKGATGYGVRLIDRFVRDTLES comes from the coding sequence ATGAACATCCGTTTCGTCGATAACGCCGGAAGCGCCGATGCGCTGCGCGTCGTGCCCGTTTCCAAGAACGATCTTCCCGCATCGATGCCGCCGGTCGCGCGCGACAATGCCGAACGCGCCCGCTTCACCGGCAAGGCCGGGCAAGTGCTCGAGATTTTCCACGACGGTGGCCGACTCGCGCTGGTCGGTTTGGGCGAGGACAAGAAGGCCGCAGATCTGGAAAAGGCCGGCGGTGCGGCCGTGGCGAAGTACTGGACCAGCGGTGAAAGCACGATCGCGCTCGACCTGTCGGACAGCGATCTGAACGCCGAAGACGCCGCCGCGCTGCTGCTCGGCATGAAGCTGCGCAACTGGCGTCACGAGCGCTTCAAGACCAAGCTGAAGGACGAGCAGAAGCGCACGATCGAGACGATCGAAGTCATTGGCGCGCCCGCCGGAACGTCTGAAGCCTGGGAAACCGAAGCGGCGCTGGCCGAAGGGATCGAGTTCACCAAGCACCTGATCGCCGAACCGGCCAACACGCTTTACCCCGAGAGCTTCGTCGACATCTGCCGCGAAACCTACGCTGGCACCGGCCTCGAAATCACCGTGCTCGACAAGCAGCAGATGACCGATCTCGGCATGGGTTCGCTGCTGGGCGTTGCGCAGGGCTCTGTTCGCGATCCGCGCCTGCTGTGCGTCGTCTGGAATGGCGGTGAGGCAGGCGACGCGCCGACTGCGTTCGTGGGCAAGGGCGTCACCTTCGACACCGGCGGCATTTCGCTGAAGCCCGGACCCGGCATGGAAGACATGAAATGGGACATGGGCGGCGCAGGGGCCGTCGCCGGTGCGATGCTGGCGTTGGCAAAGCGCAAGGCTAAGGCCAACATCGTCGGCGTGTGCGGCCTTGTCGAGAACATGCCCGATGCCGCGGCCCAGCGCCCCGGCGATATCGTGACCTCGATGTCGGGCCAGACGATCGAAGTGCTCAACACCGATGCCGAAGGGCGTCTGGTGCTGGCCGATGCGCTGCACTGGGTGCAGACGGAGCACAAACCTGCACAGATCGTCGACTTCGCCACGCTCACGGGCGCGATGCTCATCGCCCTCGGCCACGAATATGCCGGCGTGTTCTCGAACAATGACGATCTCGCCGATGCGCTGCTCGCAGCCGGCAAGGAAAGCGGCGACAAGCTGTGGCGCTTCCCGCTGTCGCCGGCGTACGACAAGCTGCTCGAATCGCCGATCGCCGACATGAAGAATATCGGTCCGCGCGTGGCCGGCTCGATCACCGCGGCGCAGTTCCTCCAGCGCTTCATCCTCGACGACACGCCGTGGGCGCATTGCGACATCGCCGGCATGGTGTGGAGCGACAAGCCGGGCGCTACCTACGACAAGGGCGCGACCGGATACGGCGTGCGCCTGATCGACCGCTTCGTACGCGATACGCTGGAAAGCTGA
- a CDS encoding DNA polymerase III subunit chi, protein MAMRVDFYVLGQVPAERIVPPLAAKALAAGERMLVVSADAAQRTALSDALWGQDGFLAHGEEGTPHAERQPLLIGGDLSAANDAKLLLIADGQWRDSNDFARIFFLFDDDHRDDARNVWRETSARDDVEGFFWKQEGGKWRQGP, encoded by the coding sequence ATGGCGATGCGCGTCGATTTCTACGTCCTCGGGCAGGTGCCTGCCGAACGGATCGTCCCGCCGCTGGCTGCGAAAGCACTTGCGGCGGGCGAACGCATGCTGGTGGTCTCCGCCGATGCGGCGCAGCGCACCGCGCTTTCGGATGCATTGTGGGGGCAGGACGGCTTCCTCGCGCATGGCGAGGAGGGCACCCCGCATGCCGAGCGGCAGCCTCTTCTTATCGGCGGCGATCTCTCTGCCGCCAACGACGCGAAACTGCTTTTGATCGCCGATGGCCAATGGCGCGATAGCAATGATTTCGCGCGCATTTTCTTCTTGTTCGACGATGATCACCGCGATGATGCGCGCAATGTCTGGCGCGAAACGTCCGCGCGCGACGATGTCGAGGGGTTCTTCTGGAAGCAGGAAGGCGGCAAATGGCGGCAGGGCCCGTAA
- a CDS encoding peptidylprolyl isomerase has translation MMKQRTLRPLIRAAALGALTPLAAMAATVSAAHAQDATLGGLDIPDNPTLMGENPDLRLASAKVGGAVITGTDIDRRLALELLGREGEVPPEEMAQVRVAIRNRLIDEWIQIQKAVEDDMAVEDAQVIQMFNRAAQQNFGQKPEEMDAFLRQYGTTAETLLFKIRAELAWQRLQSRYVAPFVNVSEEEVREIIARQEAAKGQEEFFYGEIALSSTPETRDQVYQTAMQIVEAIKQGADFRAIAARRSQISTAAKGGDSGWLRADRLDPAIAETVRSMQVGQLVGPVEMPGGFSIILLRDKRRVLTTDPRDAVLSLAQISAPIPPGLNEETFPAFQERYVGAIRSIRGCGDLDRGASEYGLTVVRNQEVPARNLPGQLQGELLSLSLGQTTRPFPAGDSSISVLMLCGRDDPQVAASPDFEQVLTSLEDERIGKRAQAFLRDLRRDAIVTYGSSTDVTGG, from the coding sequence ATGATGAAGCAACGCACTCTTCGTCCCCTTATCCGCGCAGCGGCGCTCGGGGCACTGACCCCCTTGGCAGCGATGGCCGCAACGGTCTCTGCTGCCCACGCGCAAGACGCTACGCTCGGCGGGCTCGACATTCCCGACAATCCGACCCTGATGGGGGAGAACCCCGATTTGCGCCTCGCTTCCGCGAAAGTCGGCGGTGCCGTAATAACGGGCACGGATATCGATCGTCGCCTGGCGCTCGAACTGCTCGGCCGCGAAGGCGAAGTTCCGCCTGAGGAAATGGCACAGGTGCGCGTGGCAATCCGCAATCGCCTGATCGATGAATGGATCCAGATCCAGAAGGCCGTCGAAGACGATATGGCGGTCGAGGACGCGCAAGTGATCCAGATGTTCAATCGCGCCGCGCAGCAGAACTTCGGACAGAAACCCGAAGAGATGGACGCGTTTCTTCGCCAGTACGGAACGACCGCAGAAACCCTGCTATTCAAGATACGTGCCGAACTGGCCTGGCAGCGACTCCAATCCCGCTACGTCGCGCCGTTTGTGAACGTTTCCGAAGAGGAAGTGCGCGAAATCATTGCGCGACAGGAGGCCGCGAAGGGTCAGGAAGAATTTTTCTACGGTGAAATCGCGCTTTCGAGCACGCCGGAAACACGCGACCAAGTCTATCAGACGGCAATGCAGATCGTCGAGGCGATCAAGCAAGGCGCCGATTTCCGCGCCATCGCCGCGCGCCGATCGCAAATTTCCACCGCTGCAAAGGGCGGCGATTCGGGTTGGCTGCGCGCGGACCGTCTCGATCCTGCCATCGCCGAAACCGTGCGTTCGATGCAAGTCGGCCAATTGGTCGGCCCGGTCGAAATGCCCGGAGGCTTCTCGATCATTCTTCTGCGTGACAAACGGCGGGTGCTGACCACGGACCCGCGCGACGCAGTCCTCAGCTTGGCACAAATCTCGGCGCCGATTCCTCCTGGATTGAATGAAGAGACCTTTCCCGCCTTCCAGGAGCGTTATGTCGGGGCCATCCGCTCGATCCGCGGATGTGGCGACCTCGATCGCGGTGCCAGCGAATACGGACTGACTGTCGTGCGCAACCAGGAGGTTCCCGCGCGGAATCTGCCGGGCCAGCTGCAGGGCGAACTGCTTTCTCTCTCGCTGGGCCAGACCACGCGCCCCTTCCCGGCCGGCGACAGTTCGATCAGCGTGCTTATGCTGTGCGGTCGCGACGATCCGCAGGTCGCGGCTTCGCCCGATTTCGAGCAGGTTCTCACGTCGCTCGAAGATGAGCGGATTGGCAAGCGAGCTCAGGCTTTCCTGCGCGATTTGCGCCGCGACGCGATTGTGACTTACGGCTCGAGCACCGACGTCACCGGCGGCTGA
- a CDS encoding retropepsin-like aspartic protease family protein translates to MRAPSDITLPSAGDFLLSQPLLALALVSILLVVGGNLFGLASRRGGAAVRTVGHLGIAAALVLTIVNAARLNPDLDLAMPQLGMPEQVVEGGETRIPLSRDGHFWVTGNVNGTQVRFLIDTGATLTALSSDAAANGGVEPIPYRQPVIMRTANGNAPAQLASIDRLQAGSVIAHDLDAVVSPAIGDVNVLGMNFLSRLDSWRVEDNVLILVPNPTETAP, encoded by the coding sequence ATGCGCGCGCCGTCAGACATTACCCTGCCCTCCGCCGGCGATTTCTTGCTTTCGCAACCCTTGCTCGCGCTCGCGCTGGTTTCGATCCTGCTGGTGGTAGGCGGAAACCTGTTCGGCCTGGCATCCAGGCGCGGCGGGGCAGCCGTGCGGACCGTCGGCCATCTCGGCATCGCCGCCGCGCTGGTCCTGACGATCGTCAACGCCGCCCGGCTCAATCCCGATCTCGACCTCGCCATGCCCCAGCTCGGCATGCCCGAACAGGTGGTCGAAGGCGGCGAGACACGCATTCCCCTGTCGCGCGACGGACACTTCTGGGTGACGGGCAACGTCAATGGCACGCAGGTGCGTTTTCTGATCGACACCGGGGCGACTCTCACCGCATTGTCATCCGACGCGGCGGCCAATGGCGGTGTCGAGCCGATCCCTTACCGACAGCCGGTCATCATGCGCACCGCAAACGGCAATGCGCCTGCCCAGCTCGCCTCGATCGACAGGTTGCAGGCCGGCAGCGTGATCGCGCACGATCTCGATGCGGTGGTCTCTCCCGCTATCGGCGACGTCAATGTATTGGGAATGAACTTCCTCTCGCGACTCGACAGCTGGCGCGTGGAAGACAACGTGCTGATTCTGGTCCCGAACCCTACGGAAACGGCCCCTTAA
- the rsmA gene encoding 16S rRNA (adenine(1518)-N(6)/adenine(1519)-N(6))-dimethyltransferase RsmA — translation MTSLPPLREVIARHGLSASKALGQNFLFDEQLLDRIAAIPGNLDGRPVLEIGPGPGGLTRALLRAGAMVTAIERDPRCLPALADLSEAFPGQLELIEGDALAIDQASLFDTPFAVVANLPYNVGTALLVDWLSSDRWPPAWSSLTLMFQREVAERIVAKPGSGTFGRLAVLSQWRSSASLAMKVHRSAFTPPPKVMSAIVHIEPGDMPEGVRPAMLSRVTEAAFGQRRKMLRQSLKPVPGAIAALEALGIDPTKRAETLAIDEFVALARVLS, via the coding sequence ATGACCTCATTGCCCCCCTTGCGCGAGGTGATCGCACGGCACGGATTGTCGGCCAGCAAGGCGCTGGGCCAGAACTTCTTGTTCGACGAGCAATTGCTCGATCGCATTGCCGCTATTCCGGGCAACCTTGATGGTCGGCCGGTACTCGAAATCGGGCCCGGTCCCGGCGGGCTGACCCGCGCTTTGCTGCGTGCCGGAGCAATGGTCACGGCGATCGAGCGCGACCCGCGATGTTTGCCCGCACTTGCGGATCTGTCCGAAGCATTTCCCGGCCAGCTCGAACTCATCGAAGGCGACGCGCTGGCGATCGACCAGGCCTCTCTGTTCGACACACCTTTCGCGGTCGTCGCCAACCTGCCCTACAATGTCGGCACCGCTCTGCTGGTCGACTGGCTCTCCTCCGATCGCTGGCCGCCCGCTTGGTCGTCGCTGACCCTCATGTTCCAGCGCGAGGTTGCAGAGCGCATCGTCGCCAAACCGGGCAGCGGCACTTTCGGGCGCCTCGCCGTGCTTTCGCAGTGGCGATCAAGCGCTTCATTGGCGATGAAAGTGCATCGTAGCGCTTTCACGCCTCCCCCCAAGGTGATGAGCGCGATCGTGCATATCGAACCCGGCGACATGCCCGAAGGCGTGCGCCCAGCCATGCTGTCGCGCGTGACCGAGGCCGCGTTCGGACAGCGCCGCAAAATGCTGCGTCAGTCGCTCAAGCCGGTGCCCGGCGCGATTGCCGCGCTCGAGGCACTGGGAATTGATCCGACCAAGAGGGCCGAAACCCTTGCGATCGACGAATTCGTCGCACTGGCCCGAGTGCTCTCGTGA
- a CDS encoding VOC family protein, translating to MSSKLRLDHLTILYTDRAASERHYDLLLPMIGFSSPKPGIWTDGDGFWLQFMQAEVGTAPYERYGAGLNHWGFAMDSAQAVEDLRQALIEGGLDVQPIQDLGGAKALFIPDPDGLRAEFTWYPEGVDTVG from the coding sequence ATGAGCAGCAAGCTGCGCCTCGACCATCTGACGATCCTCTACACGGACCGCGCCGCGAGCGAGCGACATTACGACCTGCTTTTGCCGATGATCGGATTCTCGTCTCCCAAGCCGGGAATTTGGACCGACGGAGATGGCTTTTGGCTCCAGTTCATGCAAGCGGAGGTTGGGACTGCTCCTTATGAACGCTACGGTGCGGGGCTCAATCATTGGGGCTTTGCCATGGACAGCGCCCAGGCGGTCGAGGATTTGCGCCAGGCCCTGATCGAGGGCGGGCTGGATGTTCAGCCGATCCAGGATTTGGGCGGCGCCAAAGCGCTCTTTATTCCGGATCCCGACGGGCTGCGGGCTGAATTCACCTGGTATCCCGAAGGCGTCGATACGGTCGGCTAG
- a CDS encoding PRC-barrel domain-containing protein: MNFTKLAAAVALATVAMPGVAIAQEAPPQAAVEAGMTVYGNDGIEIGTIESVENDVAVLVVDGMKAPIPANVVSEGEKGPTINATKAQIVGMIQQQRQQAAAARDQALIVGAPVVTVKGEAIGPVESINGDKIVLKHGEGFVALMRDQFAVANGQLVALVAMADVTAAVAANTGATTDEAEGTM; the protein is encoded by the coding sequence ATGAATTTCACCAAACTGGCCGCCGCCGTCGCACTCGCCACCGTCGCCATGCCCGGCGTCGCTATCGCTCAGGAAGCGCCCCCGCAGGCTGCTGTTGAAGCCGGCATGACGGTCTATGGCAATGACGGCATAGAAATCGGCACGATCGAGAGCGTCGAAAACGACGTCGCCGTTCTCGTTGTCGACGGCATGAAGGCTCCGATCCCCGCCAACGTTGTGTCCGAAGGTGAAAAGGGTCCCACCATCAACGCCACCAAGGCGCAGATCGTCGGCATGATCCAGCAGCAGCGCCAGCAGGCTGCCGCCGCTCGCGACCAGGCCCTGATCGTCGGTGCCCCGGTGGTTACCGTTAAGGGTGAAGCGATCGGCCCGGTCGAGAGCATCAATGGTGACAAGATCGTGCTCAAGCACGGCGAAGGTTTTGTCGCCCTGATGCGCGACCAGTTCGCTGTCGCCAATGGTCAGCTCGTCGCGCTCGTCGCAATGGCCGACGTGACCGCAGCCGTGGCCGCGAACACCGGTGCCACGACCGACGAGGCCGAAGGCACGATGTAA
- the ndk gene encoding nucleoside-diphosphate kinase — MAVTRTFSIIKPDATRRNLTGAVTKMLEEAGLRVVASKRILMSEEQAKKFYEVHAERPFYGELVDFMISGPVVVQVLEGEDAVKRNRDIMGATNPADADEGTIRKTYAESIEANSVHGSDSDENAATEIAFFFSDDEIVG; from the coding sequence ATGGCGGTTACCCGCACCTTTTCGATCATCAAGCCCGACGCGACGCGCCGCAACCTGACCGGCGCGGTCACCAAGATGCTGGAAGAAGCCGGCCTGCGCGTCGTCGCCTCCAAGCGCATCCTCATGAGCGAAGAGCAGGCAAAGAAGTTCTACGAAGTCCACGCCGAGCGTCCGTTCTACGGCGAACTGGTCGACTTCATGATCTCCGGCCCGGTGGTCGTGCAGGTGCTCGAAGGCGAAGACGCCGTGAAGCGCAACCGCGACATCATGGGCGCGACCAACCCGGCCGATGCCGATGAAGGCACGATCCGCAAGACCTATGCCGAATCGATCGAAGCCAACTCCGTGCACGGCTCGGACAGCGACGAAAACGCCGCAACCGAAATCGCGTTCTTCTTCAGCGATGATGAGATTGTCGGCTAA
- a CDS encoding LPS-assembly protein LptD, whose translation MFGRHARLLGGVALLVLCPQVALAQSGDAPGVESAQDKAHDRDATDDPVATGAQTQDGIPSLDTQPAERTPVTAIPDPGEGRIGFEASTVEYDADTATVTATGDVVLRQGERSVRADTVRWNEGTGEIVAEGNVRIIDGDGNQLLTDRVELTDQLDAGAMDDLLLVLAEGGRLAAVEAARGVEGDIELTRAAYSACSVQKADGCSKKPSWRITAERVVFDESERELHFKGAYLELFGARLVPLPGLTVTTDGRAISGVLVPDVRFSESNGIEISDSYYLRLDDNRDLLLSGYVFTEAPPMVSGQYRHLTDLGAFQATAYATYSERQPLGGNPAPPGDRFRGYLFTNGKFQFDENWSLSHSTRIASDRTFLRRYDISREDRLRSNINAEYISENTYLTIAGWATQTLRAGQDQGQIPIALPAIDFRTRMVDPIAEGQVTLQLNSLNIVRVDGQDTRRAFAKAQWDWRRITSMGQEVTLTALLRGDVYHSQDNADTVTALYRGLEGWQTRGIATAAVDVKWPFVAPFLGGTQVLSPRVQLVASPQLRNLAIPNEDSRAIDLETSNLFALNRFPGYDRVEDGVRVNYGFDWRAEFPGWRIFATLGQSYRLSDEEAILPDGTGLSGNVSDFVGRTELRYSDFVKLTHRFRLDKDNLAVRRNEFDATIGSSKTYAEIGYLRLDRNVDLSIEDLRDREELRLAGRVAFADYWSVFGSMVANLTNRDEDPTLQSDGFDLLRSRLGLAYRDDCLELGITWRRDYVSTGDAVRGNTFIFGIKLLGLGIN comes from the coding sequence ATGTTCGGACGTCATGCGCGCCTGCTGGGCGGCGTGGCGCTTCTCGTGCTGTGCCCGCAGGTCGCGCTGGCCCAATCGGGCGATGCACCCGGCGTCGAATCGGCCCAGGACAAGGCTCACGATCGCGACGCCACCGACGATCCCGTGGCGACCGGCGCCCAGACACAGGACGGCATTCCCTCCCTCGATACGCAGCCTGCGGAACGGACACCCGTCACCGCGATCCCCGATCCCGGCGAAGGCCGAATCGGATTCGAAGCCAGTACGGTCGAATACGATGCCGACACCGCCACCGTGACGGCCACCGGCGATGTCGTGCTGCGCCAGGGCGAACGCTCGGTGCGCGCCGATACTGTTCGCTGGAACGAGGGTACCGGCGAGATCGTCGCCGAAGGCAATGTCCGCATTATCGATGGCGACGGCAACCAGTTGCTGACCGACCGCGTCGAACTGACCGATCAACTCGATGCCGGGGCGATGGACGACCTGCTGCTGGTGCTGGCCGAAGGCGGACGCCTTGCCGCCGTCGAAGCCGCGCGCGGGGTGGAGGGCGATATCGAGCTCACCCGCGCTGCCTACTCGGCTTGTTCGGTGCAGAAAGCCGATGGGTGCAGCAAGAAGCCCAGCTGGCGCATCACTGCCGAACGCGTGGTCTTCGACGAAAGCGAGCGCGAGCTGCACTTCAAAGGGGCCTATCTCGAACTGTTCGGCGCGCGGCTAGTCCCGCTTCCCGGCCTGACCGTCACGACCGACGGACGCGCGATCTCCGGTGTGCTGGTGCCCGATGTGCGCTTCTCCGAAAGCAACGGGATCGAGATCAGCGACAGCTACTATCTCCGGCTCGACGATAATCGCGACCTGCTTCTGTCAGGTTACGTGTTCACCGAAGCGCCGCCGATGGTGTCCGGCCAATACCGCCACCTGACAGATCTGGGGGCGTTTCAGGCAACCGCTTACGCGACCTATTCCGAACGCCAGCCCCTTGGCGGCAATCCGGCGCCGCCGGGCGACCGTTTCCGGGGTTATCTGTTCACCAACGGCAAGTTCCAGTTCGACGAGAACTGGTCGCTTTCGCATTCGACGCGGATCGCATCGGACCGCACCTTCCTGCGCCGTTACGACATCAGCCGCGAGGACCGGCTGCGGTCGAACATCAACGCAGAATATATCAGCGAGAATACCTATCTGACGATCGCCGGGTGGGCGACGCAGACCTTGCGCGCAGGTCAGGATCAGGGGCAGATTCCGATCGCGCTGCCGGCGATCGACTTTCGGACCCGGATGGTCGACCCGATCGCCGAGGGGCAAGTGACGCTCCAGCTCAATTCGCTCAATATCGTGCGGGTCGATGGACAGGATACGCGCCGCGCCTTTGCCAAGGCGCAGTGGGACTGGCGCCGGATTACATCGATGGGTCAGGAAGTCACGCTGACCGCCCTACTGCGCGGCGATGTGTACCATTCGCAAGACAACGCGGACACCGTCACCGCGCTCTATCGCGGCCTCGAAGGTTGGCAAACGCGCGGGATCGCGACCGCGGCGGTCGACGTGAAATGGCCGTTTGTCGCGCCATTTCTCGGCGGCACACAAGTCCTGTCGCCCCGGGTTCAGCTCGTCGCCAGCCCGCAATTGCGCAATCTCGCCATTCCCAACGAGGATAGCCGCGCGATCGACCTGGAAACCAGCAACCTATTCGCCCTTAACCGCTTCCCCGGTTACGACCGGGTCGAGGATGGCGTGCGGGTCAATTATGGATTCGACTGGCGCGCCGAATTCCCCGGATGGCGCATCTTCGCCACCTTGGGTCAGTCCTATCGCCTGAGCGACGAAGAAGCGATCCTACCCGATGGCACCGGGCTTTCCGGCAATGTCTCCGATTTCGTCGGGCGGACGGAGCTGCGCTACAGCGACTTCGTCAAGCTGACCCACCGCTTCCGGCTCGACAAGGACAATCTGGCGGTTCGGCGAAACGAGTTCGATGCCACGATCGGATCGTCCAAGACCTATGCCGAGATTGGGTATCTGCGGCTCGACCGGAATGTCGATTTGTCGATCGAGGATCTGCGCGACCGCGAGGAACTGCGACTCGCCGGGCGCGTCGCCTTTGCCGATTACTGGTCGGTGTTCGGGTCGATGGTCGCCAATCTGACCAATCGCGACGAAGACCCGACTCTCCAGTCCGACGGTTTCGACCTGCTCCGCTCGCGGCTCGGCTTGGCCTATCGCGACGATTGCCTCGAGCTCGGCATCACCTGGCGTCGCGACTATGTATCGACCGGCGACGCGGTGCGCGGCAACACCTTCATTTTCGGCATCAAGCTGCTGGGTCTCGGTATCAACTGA